The proteins below are encoded in one region of Synergistaceae bacterium:
- the dnaA gene encoding chromosomal replication initiator protein DnaA yields MQKNLQGLWQDIIDKAVPQLPEGSADLWFTTCTPVKIDNDELVVDVANIFVKEQLASRFLNELNKAAKSTGEVSSIRLLAREESGEEKKTEWMERAERAAKQSPKNTLNLNPNYKFSSFVVGKSNRLALAASLAVAETPGEAYNPLFIWGGVGLGKTHLMHAICHYVLEKKSNMNAVYVSSEKFINEFIQSIQSPKQGHEFKNKYRNVDLLLIDDIQFLGDKHSSQEEFFHTFDSLRIANKQVVICSDRPPAELRNIEDRLVSRFAWGLVTDIQPPDIETRIAILQKKAQLRNYNMPEEVVNFLALRIPSNIRELEGALNRVIAYSELTGETASIETTSVWLKDILITDFKGPASISSIQSLVAESFEMSLEDLTSAKRTAEIALARQVGMYLCREMTESSLQRIGEAFKRKDHTTVIHAHKKISAMLKSDGEIQKIVDNIMHKL; encoded by the coding sequence TTGCAAAAAAATTTGCAAGGATTGTGGCAAGATATCATCGACAAGGCCGTTCCCCAACTTCCGGAAGGAAGCGCGGATTTATGGTTTACGACTTGTACGCCCGTGAAGATCGATAATGACGAACTCGTTGTGGACGTGGCGAATATCTTTGTCAAGGAACAACTGGCCAGCCGTTTTCTGAACGAGCTGAATAAGGCCGCAAAGAGCACGGGAGAGGTATCCAGTATACGCCTCCTGGCCAGAGAGGAGTCTGGCGAAGAAAAAAAAACGGAATGGATGGAGCGCGCCGAAAGAGCGGCTAAACAAAGCCCCAAAAATACCTTGAATCTGAACCCCAACTACAAGTTCTCCTCTTTCGTGGTGGGAAAATCGAATCGCTTGGCCCTAGCGGCCAGCCTGGCCGTGGCGGAAACCCCTGGCGAGGCCTACAACCCCCTTTTCATCTGGGGCGGCGTCGGTCTTGGTAAGACGCACTTGATGCACGCCATTTGTCACTATGTCCTCGAAAAAAAAAGCAACATGAACGCCGTATACGTCAGCTCGGAGAAGTTCATCAACGAGTTCATCCAGTCCATCCAAAGCCCTAAACAAGGCCACGAGTTCAAGAACAAGTATCGCAACGTGGATCTTCTTCTCATTGACGATATTCAGTTCTTAGGGGACAAGCATTCGAGTCAAGAGGAATTTTTCCACACCTTCGACAGCCTCCGCATCGCCAATAAGCAGGTCGTCATTTGTTCCGACCGCCCTCCCGCAGAACTACGGAACATCGAGGACCGCCTAGTGAGTCGTTTCGCCTGGGGTTTGGTAACCGACATCCAGCCACCGGACATCGAGACCCGCATCGCCATTTTGCAAAAAAAGGCCCAGCTTCGTAACTACAATATGCCCGAAGAGGTAGTCAATTTCCTGGCTCTGCGAATCCCCAGTAACATCCGGGAACTGGAGGGCGCTTTGAACCGTGTTATAGCCTACTCAGAACTTACGGGCGAAACAGCGAGCATCGAGACCACCTCCGTCTGGTTGAAAGACATCTTGATAACGGACTTCAAGGGCCCCGCCAGCATTAGCAGCATACAAAGCCTGGTGGCAGAGAGCTTCGAGATGAGCCTGGAGGACCTCACCAGTGCCAAGCGCACGGCCGAGATCGCCTTGGCCCGCCAGGTGGGAATGTATCTGTGCCGGGAAATGACAGAATCCAGTCTTCAGCGCATCGGAGAGGCTTTTAAACGGAAGGACCACACCACGGTCATCCATGCCCATAAAAAAATCAGCGCGATGCTCAAAAGCGACGGGGAAATCCAAAAAATTGTGGATAACATTATGCATAAGTTGTGA
- the dnaN gene encoding DNA polymerase III subunit beta encodes MKIDIVRSEFLKTWQMAERCSSSKSTISSLGGVLLTAEDNKVSLSATDLKTSICCAAEGVYISRDGAAILPVKLLGELFKKVSEDRFTVEVKDEKGLLVAGRNKTRFSTWPIDEFPKLAQSDGAEIMCDVLAGDFSRILAEGSIASSPTDDFPKYLGACQIQLKGGALHVISTDSRRLSLSKHLCEGENNAELLLPILPLRELQRLLTSVTPETPVRILYDGSLAWFQIGQIEFSIRRVESTFPSYERILNPNRTNIMTVKRDELISALERIDIIVRSHTRVVVMHFSPRGQLKLTGKAPEFGTVVEVLDADINGDPLKAGFNVGFLQDGLKAVGSEKVLMNLNGEAGQMTLCRDGSDDFLYMLMPVRITEQDMIDPEEEEESLGVEEPVRLLSDVPAGSASAVAAVMEESRVLESLKALEEISRAEEEK; translated from the coding sequence ATGAAAATCGATATCGTTCGATCAGAATTCCTCAAGACTTGGCAGATGGCCGAGAGATGCAGCAGTTCAAAGAGCACGATCAGCTCCCTAGGGGGGGTTCTACTGACGGCGGAGGATAATAAGGTGTCGCTCTCAGCGACGGACTTGAAGACATCAATCTGCTGCGCGGCCGAGGGAGTCTATATTTCCCGGGACGGGGCAGCCATATTGCCGGTAAAACTTTTGGGAGAGCTTTTCAAGAAGGTCTCGGAGGACAGGTTTACCGTGGAGGTCAAGGATGAAAAGGGTCTTCTCGTTGCGGGCCGAAACAAAACCCGATTCTCCACCTGGCCCATTGACGAATTTCCAAAGCTGGCCCAGAGCGATGGCGCGGAGATCATGTGCGACGTTCTCGCCGGGGATTTTTCGCGAATTCTGGCGGAGGGCTCCATCGCCAGTTCCCCCACAGACGATTTTCCGAAATACCTGGGGGCGTGTCAGATCCAACTCAAGGGTGGGGCCCTTCATGTGATCTCCACAGATAGCCGCCGGTTGTCTTTGTCTAAGCACCTCTGCGAAGGGGAAAACAACGCGGAGTTGCTGCTTCCTATCCTGCCCCTCCGTGAGCTTCAACGTCTTCTGACCAGCGTTACTCCAGAGACTCCCGTCCGTATTTTGTACGATGGGTCTTTGGCCTGGTTCCAGATAGGGCAAATCGAGTTTTCTATCCGGAGGGTAGAGTCCACTTTTCCCAGTTACGAGAGGATTTTAAACCCGAACCGGACCAATATCATGACTGTGAAGCGGGACGAGCTTATTTCGGCTCTGGAGCGCATTGATATCATTGTTCGGTCCCACACCCGAGTAGTGGTGATGCATTTTTCCCCAAGGGGACAGTTGAAATTGACGGGCAAGGCGCCGGAGTTCGGAACTGTGGTGGAGGTTTTGGATGCCGATATCAACGGAGATCCGTTGAAGGCAGGGTTCAATGTGGGCTTTTTACAGGACGGCTTGAAGGCCGTCGGCAGCGAGAAGGTTCTGATGAACCTGAACGGCGAGGCGGGGCAAATGACTCTATGCCGGGATGGATCTGACGATTTTCTCTACATGTTGATGCCGGTGCGGATCACCGAACAGGACATGATCGACCCCGAGGAGGAAGAAGAAAGCCTTGGGGTTGAGGAACCAGTAAGGCTCTTGAGCGACGTTCCCGCCGGTAGCGCGTCCGCCGTAGCTGCCGTTATGGAGGAAAGCAGAGTTTTGGAGAGCCTAAAGGCGTTAGAGGAGATATCGAGGGCGGAAGAGGAAAAATAG
- the recF gene encoding DNA replication and repair protein RecF (All proteins in this family for which functions are known are DNA-binding proteins that assist the filamentation of RecA onto DNA for the initiation of recombination or recombinational repair.) → MEFLETAWKSFRNLKPRRQQWRSGLNVLLGPNGSGKTNLLESFNVLAGWGVFAVAGNRTSSLVTWGEERAFLMGCTAGERELEVEAQMGTRMSLRVAKERATYSELRSLLPSLSFLPRDIDLLDGSPSVRRLFLDKLCALCSPLYARRLSEYKQLVRHRTTLLRQNRVKTDVFRATVFPMSRLGGWIRETRRGAVRLLSEALKNGTTSEIAGLLPFQVEMALELRGTTEGNGSGLESAVADMAAALEANSEREQHAGMVLVGPHRDDLNFFCLERPAALVLSRGQKRRVVVGLILAAGRLVESRLRLKPILLLDDVAAELDAEGRALMGCAFAGTGWQVFATGVEDHFQVPGSALWRVQEGVILEP, encoded by the coding sequence GTGGAATTTCTGGAGACAGCCTGGAAGAGTTTCAGAAATTTAAAGCCCCGCCGCCAGCAGTGGCGTTCGGGGCTCAATGTTCTTTTGGGGCCGAACGGGTCCGGCAAGACCAACCTCTTGGAGTCCTTCAACGTGCTTGCTGGATGGGGCGTTTTTGCTGTGGCGGGCAACCGAACCTCCTCCCTGGTAACGTGGGGAGAGGAGCGGGCTTTTCTCATGGGCTGCACGGCGGGCGAGCGGGAACTGGAAGTGGAAGCCCAGATGGGAACCCGTATGAGCCTCAGAGTGGCAAAGGAACGAGCCACCTACTCGGAGCTGCGCTCGCTTCTTCCCTCTCTTTCTTTTTTACCGCGGGATATCGACCTTTTAGACGGCTCTCCCTCAGTTCGCCGGTTATTTCTGGACAAACTCTGCGCACTTTGTTCCCCGCTTTATGCTCGCCGTTTGTCGGAGTACAAGCAATTGGTGAGGCACAGAACCACCCTTTTAAGGCAGAACCGGGTAAAAACCGACGTTTTTCGTGCTACGGTTTTTCCCATGAGCCGTTTGGGAGGGTGGATACGAGAAACTCGCCGAGGTGCCGTGAGACTTTTATCGGAAGCCCTGAAAAATGGGACTACTTCCGAAATTGCCGGACTTCTTCCCTTCCAGGTGGAGATGGCTCTGGAGCTTCGAGGCACGACGGAGGGCAATGGGTCAGGATTGGAGAGCGCCGTGGCGGACATGGCAGCGGCTCTGGAGGCGAACTCAGAACGTGAGCAGCATGCGGGGATGGTGCTAGTGGGGCCTCACCGGGATGACTTGAATTTCTTCTGCCTTGAACGTCCCGCTGCTTTGGTTTTGAGCCGAGGACAGAAACGCAGGGTGGTGGTGGGTCTTATCTTGGCAGCCGGCCGCCTGGTGGAGTCGCGGCTAAGACTGAAGCCGATTCTACTTTTAGACGATGTGGCCGCGGAACTGGACGCGGAGGGGCGAGCGCTGATGGGTTGCGCCTTCGCCGGCACTGGCTGGCAGGTTTTCGCCACGGGGGTAGAGGATCATTTTCAAGTACCCGGCAGCGCTCTATGGCGTGTCCAGGAGGGTGTTATTTTAGAACCTTAA
- the mnmG gene encoding tRNA uridine-5-carboxymethylaminomethyl(34) synthesis enzyme MnmG, translated as MFHDRYDIVVIGGGHAGCEAALAASRMGCHTLLLNLNLDNTALMPCNPAIGGPAKGHLVREISALGGEQARATDASTLMVRWLNTSKGVAVRALRAQCDLKAYAAYYLRLLQTQENLDIHQDEATELLLTDFRVAGVRTRHGSTYEAKAVILCSGTYACGHVHVGDVSFPSGPMGQTPANAFFESLPSLGIRTDRMRTDTTPRLNFDTIDLSQTRRQRSEEIPLAFDLWGEKRLYDTADFACYFSHTTPETHAIVAANIHRSPLVTGEIETLGPRYCPSVEDKFLKFPDRDVHPIVFEPLGGPGGTKEVYIQNFSTGLPYDVQEAMIRSLPGCRNVKILKPGYAIEYVYLNPDQLSPTLENKTIKGFFCAGQVNGTSGYEEAAGQGLLAGINAALGIKEEEPVVLSRSDGYLGVLVDDLTTKSTNEPYRMLTSRCEHRLLLRWDNADRRLSPIGRRVGLIDDVQWEELVRRWERADSEIERLKSMRLAPTKEINRELEKAEIEPLVEHTTLAALLRRGNVSYSLIESLSPPEILLEEEEAFHVDTELRYAGYIEKQERMASRMKDMDKVLIPDGFDYDEIKGMLAESRQKLSRFRPRSLGQALRISGVTPSDVQLLAVSIKTRHRG; from the coding sequence ATGTTTCATGATCGTTACGATATCGTCGTCATTGGCGGCGGACACGCGGGATGCGAGGCGGCCTTAGCGGCCTCCCGGATGGGTTGCCACACCCTTTTGCTAAACCTCAACCTGGATAATACGGCGTTGATGCCGTGCAACCCGGCCATCGGTGGGCCCGCCAAAGGTCACCTAGTACGGGAAATCAGCGCTCTGGGGGGCGAACAAGCCCGAGCTACCGACGCTTCCACGTTGATGGTCCGATGGCTGAACACGTCGAAGGGTGTGGCGGTCCGCGCTTTGAGGGCTCAATGTGACCTTAAGGCTTACGCCGCCTATTACTTAAGACTCCTGCAAACTCAAGAGAACTTGGATATTCACCAGGACGAGGCGACGGAACTGCTACTGACCGATTTTCGAGTGGCAGGGGTGAGAACTCGCCACGGATCCACTTATGAGGCCAAGGCGGTGATTCTCTGTTCGGGAACCTACGCCTGTGGCCACGTTCATGTTGGAGACGTGTCGTTTCCCTCGGGACCTATGGGGCAGACGCCGGCCAACGCCTTTTTCGAGTCCTTGCCGAGCCTGGGAATACGGACAGACCGCATGAGGACGGACACTACTCCTCGCTTGAACTTCGATACTATCGACCTTTCCCAGACGCGGCGACAGCGATCAGAGGAAATACCCTTAGCTTTTGACCTTTGGGGAGAGAAGCGCCTTTACGACACTGCCGATTTCGCTTGCTATTTTTCCCACACCACGCCTGAGACCCACGCCATCGTCGCGGCCAATATTCACCGGTCACCCTTGGTCACGGGAGAAATAGAGACTCTTGGACCGCGTTACTGCCCCTCTGTGGAGGACAAGTTTTTGAAGTTTCCTGACCGAGATGTTCACCCCATCGTCTTCGAGCCTCTTGGAGGCCCGGGCGGCACGAAAGAGGTCTACATCCAAAACTTCTCCACAGGTTTGCCCTATGATGTGCAGGAAGCCATGATTCGATCCCTTCCTGGGTGTCGGAACGTCAAAATTCTCAAGCCTGGTTATGCTATTGAATATGTGTATCTTAATCCTGATCAACTTTCACCTACGCTAGAGAATAAAACAATAAAGGGTTTTTTTTGCGCCGGCCAGGTTAATGGAACTTCGGGCTATGAGGAAGCCGCAGGTCAAGGGCTATTGGCCGGGATCAACGCCGCCCTTGGAATCAAGGAAGAAGAACCGGTGGTTTTGAGTCGAAGTGATGGTTATTTAGGGGTTTTGGTGGATGACCTGACCACAAAGAGCACAAACGAGCCTTACCGTATGTTGACCAGTCGTTGTGAGCATCGGCTTTTGTTGCGATGGGATAACGCAGATCGTCGTTTGTCCCCTATCGGGCGACGCGTGGGGCTTATCGACGATGTCCAATGGGAAGAGCTGGTACGCCGCTGGGAGAGAGCGGACAGTGAGATTGAGCGTCTGAAATCCATGCGCCTGGCTCCTACAAAGGAAATAAACCGGGAATTGGAGAAGGCCGAAATCGAACCTCTGGTTGAACACACAACCCTCGCCGCTTTACTCCGCAGAGGCAACGTCAGCTACAGTCTGATCGAATCCCTATCCCCGCCTGAGATTCTTCTCGAAGAAGAGGAAGCCTTCCACGTGGATACTGAACTGCGTTATGCCGGCTACATCGAAAAGCAGGAGCGTATGGCCTCTCGTATGAAAGACATGGACAAGGTTTTAATTCCTGATGGGTTTGACTATGATGAAATCAAGGGAATGTTGGCGGAGAGCCGCCAAAAGCTGTCGCGCTTTCGCCCGCGCTCCTTGGGCCAGGCGTTGCGCATTTCGGGTGTGACGCCCTCGGACGTGCAACTGTTGGCTGTCTCGATTAAAACCAGGCACCGCGGGTAA
- a CDS encoding DUF721 domain-containing protein has translation MREERNGKTRLVADVLSQVMPPQYPLRETLRKVVMEWCSVVGEVLGNHSVPLDIIGEELLVATETPLIASRLSMMGGNVTRVLAEKWGLKVKKIKVTVGRLPLKNLRTLGSRSSRPFLVEVSEDEVAELERDYLQRFPDLPEDVALSLARLQAFFTKRFSKGRQ, from the coding sequence ATGCGCGAGGAACGTAACGGGAAAACACGGTTAGTAGCGGATGTGTTGAGCCAAGTGATGCCGCCTCAGTATCCCCTTCGGGAGACGTTGAGGAAAGTTGTTATGGAATGGTGCAGTGTCGTTGGAGAGGTTCTGGGCAATCACTCCGTTCCGTTGGATATCATTGGAGAAGAGCTTCTTGTGGCGACGGAAACGCCTTTGATAGCCAGCCGTTTATCCATGATGGGAGGCAATGTAACCCGTGTCCTGGCGGAAAAATGGGGTTTAAAAGTGAAAAAGATAAAGGTCACCGTCGGGCGGCTTCCTTTAAAAAACTTGAGGACGCTTGGGAGCCGCTCCTCGCGCCCCTTTCTTGTCGAAGTTAGCGAGGATGAGGTGGCGGAGCTTGAGCGAGATTATCTACAAAGATTTCCTGATCTTCCCGAAGATGTCGCTCTATCTTTGGCGCGTCTTCAGGCCTTTTTTACGAAACGCTTCAGTAAAGGGCGTCAATAA